The Benincasa hispida cultivar B227 chromosome 9, ASM972705v1, whole genome shotgun sequence genome has a segment encoding these proteins:
- the LOC120084594 gene encoding protein RALF-like 33, which yields MAAKVSFLLPFFLVAAILTVSSTAVLTTSTKTPSWVLDGARARCHGSMAECMMGDIEFEMNSDINRRILADLNYISYDALKANTVPCSRRGASYYNCQPGAEANPYDRGCNAISRCRS from the coding sequence ATGGCGGCCAaggtttcttttcttcttccatttttcttaGTTGCTGCAATCCTTACGGTCTCCTCCACTGCAGTATTGACCACCAGCACTAAGACCCCGAGCTGGGTCCTGGATGGAGCTCGAGCTCGCTGTCATGGATCCATGGCAGAGTGCATGATGGGCGATATTGAATTTGAGATGAACTCTGATATCAATAGACGCATATTGGCAGATTTAAACTACATAAGCTACGACGCGCTCAAGGCCAACACGGTGCCATGCTCACGCAGAGGAGCATCTTACTACAATTGTCAGCCAGGTGCCGAGGCAAACCCCTATGACCGTGGCTGCAATGCTATTTCTCGTTGCCGAAGCTAA
- the LOC120087042 gene encoding heat shock factor-binding protein isoform X1 gives MDGHDSEDAKQSTADMTIFVQNLLQQMQSRFQTMSDSIITKIDEMGSRINELEQSINDLKAEMGVEGSPSPLPPSKSSSDEVKKEEGSA, from the exons GATGGGCATGACTCTGAAGATGCAAAGCAAAGCACGGCTGATATGACCATTTTT gTGCAAAATCTTCTTCAACAGATG CAATCTAGGTTCCAAACCATGTCTGACTCCATTATCACAAAGA TCGATGAGATGGGGAGCCGCATAAACGAATTGGAGCAAAGCATCAACGACTTGAAGGCTGAGATGGGTGTTGAGGGTTCTCCATCACCGCTGCCTCCTTCAAAGTCAAGTTCAGATGAAGTGAAGAAAGAGGAAGGTTCTGCCTAG
- the LOC120087042 gene encoding heat shock factor-binding protein isoform X2, translating to MTIFVQNLLQQMQSRFQTMSDSIITKIDEMGSRINELEQSINDLKAEMGVEGSPSPLPPSKSSSDEVKKEEGSA from the exons ATGACCATTTTT gTGCAAAATCTTCTTCAACAGATG CAATCTAGGTTCCAAACCATGTCTGACTCCATTATCACAAAGA TCGATGAGATGGGGAGCCGCATAAACGAATTGGAGCAAAGCATCAACGACTTGAAGGCTGAGATGGGTGTTGAGGGTTCTCCATCACCGCTGCCTCCTTCAAAGTCAAGTTCAGATGAAGTGAAGAAAGAGGAAGGTTCTGCCTAG